The genomic stretch TCTTCCGTTCATGCAGCAAAGGTGTTGGGCAAAAACACATCTCGAACCATTCGACAACACCAGGCGTAGTAAGCTTTGCTCGTTTCATTGAATCGACCATCTCTTGCCCATCTGGACGTTGGTTAGCTTGGTGTCCTCGGCTTTGTAAACAACGGATATCCACTTCTGCGATATTGCATAGTACTAGTTGATAAGTCCAAAATCAAGGAATTTCTTGACGTTGGTTGGATATTTGAATGGATGATTTCTCAGATTGTGGATATAGTTCCGAATGTAGTCGCCAAGTTTGGAGAAGGATTTTGTTTACCAGTGAGATAAGATGGAGATTTATCAACATGTTGAAGTTCTCTCTTAAGTCCCGTTATTTTTAAGAAATCGTGCATTTTTTATCTCACAGGGTAAAGTGCGATATGGTTTTGCCGATCATAATTTATTTTTCTACCTAAGCCATAATCGCATACAGTAGAACACTTAGGTTTACTCAATCGATGTAAAGTTTCTGATGTGAAGTTTCTGTAGTGTTCCAATAACTTCTCTTTAGGTTGATACTAAAATAATCCTTGATTTGTATTTTAACCTTGTGCATTTTCAATTTGGTCACTTTAATTCAATCTAATCAAATATTTAAAACGGAGGAAGATGTCATGAAAAAAGGATTCACAATTTTTTGGCTCTTTGCCCTAGTTGCGTTAGTACTAGCCAGTCCGCAAAAGGACGACAAAAAGGGGGAAAAAGATCCAGGGGAAATAAGCAGCAAGACTTTTTCCGGTCTTAAATGGCGTTCCATCGGACCAGCGCTTACTTCCGGTCGAATCGGTGATATTGCCGTACATCCCCAAAATAAGAGTATCTATTTTGCAGCCGTATCTTCCGGCGGGGTATGGAAAACTGAAAACTCCGGCACAACCTGGAAATCGGTATTCGACAAACAGGGTTCTTATTCCATAGGCTGTGTGACTATCGATCAAAACGATCCGCTGGTTGTTTGGGTTGGTTCTGGCGAGAACAACAGCCAGCGCAGTGTTTCGTACGGCGATGGCGTTTACAAATCTGTCGATGGTGGTAAAAGCTGGAAAAACATGGGATTGAAAGATTCCCAGCATATCGGCAAAATTGTGGTCGATCCCAGAAATTCGAACACGGTTTTCGTCGCCGCCCAGGGACCGCTGTGGAACGCCGGTGGCGATCGCGGTCTCTATAAAACCATCGATGGCGGAAAGACCTGGAAAAAAGTGTTGGACATTAGCGAGAATACCGGCGTTACGGATTTGGTTTACGACCCCCGCAACCCGGATGTCATGTATGCCGCATCCTACCAACGGCGTCGCCGGGTCTGGACCCTGATCGATGGCGGTCCGGAATCTGCGATTTACAAATCCGAAGATGGCGGTGAATCCTGGAATAAACTCAGCAAAGGATTGCCAAAAGGAGATGTTGGCCGAATTGGATTGGCAATCTCCCCTGCCGATCCCAATGTGCTTTATGCCATCATTGAGGCCTCGGGAAAAAGCGGTGGGTTTTTTCGCTCCAATGATCGCGGCGCCAACTGGAAAAAACAAAGCAGCTATGTTAGCGGCAGTCCGCAATATTACCAGGAAATTGTTTGCGACCCCAAAGAAGTCAATCGTGTATATTCTCTGGATACATACAATATGGTTACCGATGACGGTGGCAAGAACTTTCGCAGGCTTGGTGAAAAATCCAAGCATGTAGATAATCATGCCATGTGGATCGATCCGGACAATACCGATTATCTTTTGGTTGGCTGCGATGGCGGTATCTATGAAAGTTTCGATCGTGGCGCTAACTGGCATTTTAAAGCCAATTTGCCGGTCACCCAATTTTACAGGGTTACCGTAGACAACGATTTTCCTTTTTACAATGTTTATGGCGGCACGCAAGACAATTATTCTTTGGGCGGCCCGTCACAAACCACCAATGTCCATGGCATTACCAACGGCGATTGGTTTGTCACTCGCGGTGGGGATGGCTTCGAAACCCAAATCGATCCTAAAGATCCCAATATTATTTATTCCCAGAGTCAATACGGCGGACTGGTGCGGTTTGATAAAAGGAGCGGAGAACGAATAAATATTGTTCCGCAGCCAGGCAAAGGTGAACCTGCCCTGCGTTGGAACTGGAATTCCCCACTCCTGATCAGCCCCCACCTGAATACCCGGGTGTATTTTGCATCGAATGTTTTATACCGCACCGATGATCGCGGCAATTCCTGGCGAGCAGTCAGCCCGGATTTGAGCCGCCAAATTGACCGCAATCAACTTACCATTATGGGTAAAGTTCAACGTTCCGGTGCCGTGGCGAAGAATACGTCCACTTCACATTACGGATCAATCGTTTCATTATCTGAATCAACAATTCAGGAAGGCTTGATCTATGCCGGCACAGATGATGGCTTGATCCAGGTTACGGAAGACGGCGGTCAAAATTGGCGTAAAATCGATAAATTCCCCGGTATCCCGGAGATGATTTATGTGAGTGATATCGAAGCGTCGTTGCACGATGTGAACACGGTTTATGCCAGCTTCGATAATCATAAAATCGGTGATTTCAAACCCTACATCCTGGTCAGCAATAACAAAGGGAAATCATGGCGGTCCATCAGCAGTAACCTGCCTGAACGGGGTTCGGTGCATACTATCGCAGAAGATCATGTAAAATCGAATTTGTTGTTTGTGGGTACGGAGTTCAGTGTTTATGTAACTGTAAATGGCGGCGGGGATTGGCATCAATTAAAAAGTGGGTTACCACCGATTGCAGTGAGAGATCTGGATATCCAGAGACGGGAAAATGACCTAATAGCAGGTACTTTTGGTCGCGGATTTTACATCCTCGACAACTACCAGCCATTACGTGATATCACTCCTGACTTGTTAAAACAAAACGCAACCCTTTTTCCGGTGAAAGATCCCTGGATGTATATGCAGGATTCTCCGCTTGGCGGCCGGGGTAAATCTTTCCAGGGCGAGTCCTATTACACCGCGTCCAACCCTCCTTTTGGGGCCATTTTTACTTATTATTTAAAAGAGGGCCTAAAGACCCAAAAACAGAAACGCCAGGACATGGAGAAAAAAACAGAGAAAGATGGCGGCGCACCTCCTTATCCGACCAGAGATCAATTCAGGCAGGAACGGCGGGAAGAGAAACCAACGATTATTCTGACAGTTCGAGATCAGGATGGTAATATTGTACGACGAATAACCGGAGCTACCGGTTCAGGCATTCATCGAGTTGCGTGGGATTTGCGTTATCCAGCCGCCAATCCTACCAGCCTTGGGTCAGGAGAATCACGTGGATTTGGCAGACGTGCATCCGGTCCAATGGGTTTACCGGGTACCTACGAAGTCGCATTATCTAAAATGGTCGATGGTGAAGAAACTCCCCTGGGCACTCCACAATC from candidate division KSB1 bacterium encodes the following:
- a CDS encoding glycosyl hydrolase, with amino-acid sequence MKKGFTIFWLFALVALVLASPQKDDKKGEKDPGEISSKTFSGLKWRSIGPALTSGRIGDIAVHPQNKSIYFAAVSSGGVWKTENSGTTWKSVFDKQGSYSIGCVTIDQNDPLVVWVGSGENNSQRSVSYGDGVYKSVDGGKSWKNMGLKDSQHIGKIVVDPRNSNTVFVAAQGPLWNAGGDRGLYKTIDGGKTWKKVLDISENTGVTDLVYDPRNPDVMYAASYQRRRRVWTLIDGGPESAIYKSEDGGESWNKLSKGLPKGDVGRIGLAISPADPNVLYAIIEASGKSGGFFRSNDRGANWKKQSSYVSGSPQYYQEIVCDPKEVNRVYSLDTYNMVTDDGGKNFRRLGEKSKHVDNHAMWIDPDNTDYLLVGCDGGIYESFDRGANWHFKANLPVTQFYRVTVDNDFPFYNVYGGTQDNYSLGGPSQTTNVHGITNGDWFVTRGGDGFETQIDPKDPNIIYSQSQYGGLVRFDKRSGERINIVPQPGKGEPALRWNWNSPLLISPHLNTRVYFASNVLYRTDDRGNSWRAVSPDLSRQIDRNQLTIMGKVQRSGAVAKNTSTSHYGSIVSLSESTIQEGLIYAGTDDGLIQVTEDGGQNWRKIDKFPGIPEMIYVSDIEASLHDVNTVYASFDNHKIGDFKPYILVSNNKGKSWRSISSNLPERGSVHTIAEDHVKSNLLFVGTEFSVYVTVNGGGDWHQLKSGLPPIAVRDLDIQRRENDLIAGTFGRGFYILDNYQPLRDITPDLLKQNATLFPVKDPWMYMQDSPLGGRGKSFQGESYYTASNPPFGAIFTYYLKEGLKTQKQKRQDMEKKTEKDGGAPPYPTRDQFRQERREEKPTIILTVRDQDGNIVRRITGATGSGIHRVAWDLRYPAANPTSLGSGESRGFGRRASGPMGLPGTYEVALSKMVDGEETPLGTPQSFITKSLGTATLAAADKKELLAFQKKTARLQRAVLGAGRAAREAQTRINHLKKAFMDTPGADLKLGKDIRTLENRLKDLLLDLSGDPVNRDLQVPSPPSINNRVQGIVRTQWSSSSAPTQTSQDAYNIAAEEFTIFLGALRTLIEVDLKNIEQNLEDAGAPWTPGRIPRWTIE